The following are encoded in a window of Deinococcus sedimenti genomic DNA:
- a CDS encoding DUF47 domain-containing protein translates to MVLSKFMPSNPKFSEKFTAAARNAHATAQALVDLLENYTDVDAKVQRVRDLEHEGDRLSAEVTSLLAESFIVPFDREDIIALNDELDDLVDDMEDAARKLSLYGVEAPLPAMAKLARVVEQQCALLAQGMPMIEQGGKVQELTRIAREIRALEDQGDTISDEVQRTLYHGVNDVQGMIRAMRGGEIVNLIEDASDQAQRVAKTVESILLKNA, encoded by the coding sequence ATGGTTCTGTCTAAATTCATGCCCAGCAACCCCAAGTTCAGTGAGAAGTTCACGGCCGCCGCGCGCAACGCGCACGCGACCGCGCAGGCCCTGGTGGACCTGCTGGAGAACTACACCGACGTCGACGCGAAAGTCCAGCGTGTGCGTGACCTGGAGCACGAGGGTGACCGCCTGAGCGCCGAGGTGACCAGCCTGCTGGCCGAGTCGTTCATCGTGCCCTTCGACCGCGAGGACATCATCGCCCTGAACGACGAACTGGACGACCTGGTGGACGACATGGAGGACGCCGCGCGCAAGCTCAGCCTGTACGGCGTGGAGGCCCCGCTGCCCGCCATGGCGAAACTGGCGCGCGTGGTCGAGCAGCAGTGCGCGCTGCTGGCGCAGGGCATGCCCATGATCGAACAGGGCGGCAAGGTGCAGGAACTGACCCGCATCGCCCGCGAGATCCGCGCGCTGGAGGACCAGGGCGACACGATCAGCGACGAGGTGCAGCGCACCCTGTACCACGGCGTGAACGACGTACAGGGCATGATCCGCGCCATGCGAGGCGGCGAGATCGTGAACCTGATCGAGGACGCCAGTGATCAGGCGCAGCGCGTCGCGAAGACCGTCGAAAGCATCCTGCTGAAGAACGCCTGA
- a CDS encoding inorganic phosphate transporter yields MDTALLSLIVIVTLALIFDFINGFHDTANAIATSVATKVLTPAQAIAMAAVLNVVGALAGTAVAKTISKDIIPQDFATLHLVGATLVSAIAWNLFTWWKGLPSSSSHALVFSMVGAGVAAGGWGIIIPKGVKKTLMGLVYSPALGFIVPILLFLLISWLVLRWMKPRVVTRTFRTLQIFSAAFMAFSHGGNDAQKTMGIITFALAAYTGTQIETVPLWVILSAAGAMGAGTAVGGWRIIKTMGFKVVDLKPVDGFIAETSAALIIDGASRLGIPVSTTHTISTAIMGVGTTKGFRKVKWQVAGRIVQAWIFTIPVCIALGWLVHKLILAVL; encoded by the coding sequence GTGGACACTGCACTTCTCAGCCTGATCGTCATCGTGACGCTGGCGTTGATCTTCGACTTCATCAACGGCTTCCACGACACCGCCAACGCGATCGCCACGTCGGTCGCCACCAAGGTCCTGACGCCCGCGCAGGCGATCGCCATGGCGGCCGTGCTGAACGTGGTGGGCGCGCTGGCGGGCACGGCGGTCGCCAAGACGATCAGCAAGGACATCATCCCGCAGGACTTCGCGACGCTGCACCTCGTGGGCGCCACGCTGGTCAGCGCCATCGCGTGGAACCTCTTCACGTGGTGGAAGGGCCTGCCCAGCAGCAGCAGTCACGCGCTGGTGTTCAGCATGGTCGGCGCGGGCGTCGCGGCCGGCGGCTGGGGCATCATCATCCCCAAAGGCGTCAAGAAGACCCTGATGGGTCTGGTGTACTCCCCGGCGCTGGGCTTCATCGTGCCGATCCTGCTGTTCCTGCTGATCTCGTGGCTGGTGCTGCGCTGGATGAAACCCCGGGTCGTGACCCGAACGTTCCGCACGCTGCAGATCTTCAGCGCCGCGTTCATGGCCTTTTCTCACGGTGGGAACGACGCGCAGAAGACCATGGGGATCATCACCTTCGCGCTGGCCGCGTACACCGGCACGCAGATCGAGACGGTGCCGCTGTGGGTGATCCTGTCCGCCGCGGGCGCCATGGGCGCGGGAACCGCCGTGGGCGGCTGGCGCATCATCAAGACCATGGGCTTCAAGGTCGTGGACCTCAAACCCGTGGACGGCTTCATCGCCGAGACGAGCGCCGCGCTGATCATCGACGGCGCCAGCCGACTGGGCATCCCGGTCAGCACCACGCACACGATCAGCACCGCGATCATGGGCGTCGGCACCACCAAGGGCTTCCGGAAGGTCAAGTGGCAGGTCGCCGGGCGCATCGTGCAGGCGTGGATCTTCACGATCCCCGTGTGCATCGCGCTGGGCTGGCTGGTCCACAAGCTGATCCTCGCCGTGCTGTAA
- a CDS encoding response regulator, with protein MSRPFTLLLVEDELADAELFQDMLAEVAPDIHVTHVEHGQAALDHLTGPPQPRPDLIVLDLNMPVMNGHDFLAQAKGVAALRSIPVLVLSTSDHPEDIHRAYDGQASGYVLKPGTYQEYTQVLSTIQAYWRGLVKLPSLEELSGF; from the coding sequence ATGTCGCGACCCTTCACGCTGCTGCTCGTCGAGGATGAACTGGCTGACGCCGAGCTGTTCCAGGACATGCTCGCCGAGGTGGCCCCCGACATTCACGTCACCCACGTCGAGCACGGCCAGGCCGCGCTGGACCACCTGACCGGCCCGCCCCAGCCCCGACCGGACCTGATCGTGCTGGACCTGAACATGCCCGTCATGAACGGCCACGACTTCCTCGCGCAGGCCAAGGGCGTCGCCGCGCTGCGCTCCATTCCGGTGCTGGTCCTCTCGACCTCCGACCACCCGGAGGACATCCACCGCGCGTACGACGGGCAGGCCAGCGGGTACGTCCTGAAACCCGGCACGTACCAGGAGTACACGCAGGTGCTGTCCACCATCCAGGCGTACTGGCGCGGCCTGGTCAAGCTGCCCAGCCTGGAGGAACTCTCCGGATTCTGA
- a CDS encoding sensor histidine kinase, translating to MDAVSTTAPVRFVAAAFDALAANVAILDDQGTILAVNEAWRRFAQANSGESGKGSNYLKVCDATQGEDRADAQRIAAGIRAVLEGRETLFELEYPCHSPHEDRYFMARVTPFTQDDRRYAVVAHENITRRKSAELEVLRLARELEARVEARTRELEDSRAVLAQRNAQLEDRNQALAQFAYVASHDLQEPLRTLGAYADILRHRYAGKVLDERADTYLLRITEQVSRARQLVRDILTLSNVAVQPPMQPLNLGDLWDEAVRGLPWPPQAQVTRAELPRVHVNPAQARQLLQNLLGNALKFRAARPLRVHLSGELTADGTQVQFTLRDNGIGIAPQHTEKVFVMFQRLHTRAVTGGNGIGLAVCRKVVERHGGRIWLDPQEEGLQVHFTLPAEGHAPHPEVPVTPE from the coding sequence GTGGACGCCGTGAGCACCACCGCGCCCGTGAGGTTCGTCGCGGCGGCGTTCGATGCGCTGGCGGCGAACGTGGCCATCCTGGACGATCAGGGCACGATCCTGGCGGTGAACGAGGCGTGGCGGCGGTTCGCGCAGGCCAACAGCGGCGAGTCCGGGAAGGGCAGCAATTACCTGAAGGTGTGCGACGCCACCCAGGGCGAGGACCGCGCGGACGCCCAGCGGATCGCCGCGGGAATCCGCGCGGTGCTGGAGGGCCGGGAGACGCTGTTCGAGCTGGAGTACCCGTGCCACTCACCGCACGAGGACCGGTACTTCATGGCGCGCGTGACGCCCTTCACGCAGGATGACCGGCGGTACGCGGTGGTGGCGCACGAGAACATCACGCGCCGCAAGTCGGCGGAACTGGAGGTGCTGCGCCTGGCCCGCGAACTGGAGGCGCGCGTTGAGGCGCGCACGCGCGAGCTGGAGGACAGCCGCGCGGTCCTCGCGCAGCGCAACGCGCAGCTGGAGGACCGCAACCAGGCGCTGGCACAGTTCGCGTACGTCGCGAGCCACGACCTGCAGGAGCCGCTGCGGACGCTGGGGGCGTACGCGGACATCCTGCGGCACCGCTACGCCGGGAAGGTGCTGGACGAGCGGGCCGACACGTACCTGCTGCGCATCACGGAGCAGGTCTCGCGGGCGCGGCAGCTGGTGCGGGACATCCTGACGCTGTCGAACGTGGCCGTGCAGCCTCCCATGCAGCCCCTGAATCTCGGGGACCTGTGGGACGAGGCGGTCCGGGGTCTGCCCTGGCCGCCGCAGGCGCAGGTCACGCGGGCCGAACTGCCGCGCGTGCACGTGAACCCGGCGCAGGCGCGTCAGCTGCTGCAGAACCTGCTGGGGAACGCCCTGAAGTTCCGCGCGGCGCGGCCCCTGCGGGTGCACCTGAGCGGCGAACTGACCGCGGACGGCACGCAGGTGCAGTTCACGCTGCGCGACAACGGGATCGGGATCGCGCCGCAGCACACCGAGAAGGTGTTCGTGATGTTCCAGCGGCTGCACACCCGCGCGGTCACCGGCGGGAACGGGATCGGGCTGGCGGTGTGCCGCAAGGTCGTCGAGCGGCACGGGGGGCGCATCTGGCTGGACCCTCAGGAGGAGGGCCTGCAGGTGCATTTCACGCTGCCCGCCGAGGGCCACGCGCCGCACCCCGAGGTGCCCGTCACGCCCGAGTGA
- a CDS encoding alpha-amylase family protein: MPQPALSRTLMTGALRAAFDDDRDADTFALRLDRYGPELLASLTAAYGEQAEPLLAQLLEVMLHAYHTRPADLKRLDEARLLTPDWLQRPETVGYVAYTDRFAGTLKGVQGHLPYLEDLGVTYLHLMPLLKPRPGENDGGYAVQDYRAVRDDLGSMDDLSTLAADLRGRGMSLVLDLVLNHVAQEHEWAAKARAGDPTYRAYFHIYPDRTEPDAFERTLPEVFPDFAPGNFTWDDAAQGWVWTTFNTYQWDLNWGNPDVLREFVDIILHLANRGVEVFRLDAIAFLWKRLGTDCQNQPEVHHLTRALRACARIVAPAVAFKAEAIVAPDDLIHYLGTGDHHGKVSDMAYHNSLMVQLWSSLASRDTRLFTQALSAFPPKPTNTTWGVYVRCHDDIGWAISDADTNAVGLSGPGHRHFLSDFYSGEHPGTFARGLVFQFNPQTGDRRISGTLASLAGLEAALDSGNPEAVDHAVRRVLLLHAVILAFGGVPLLYMGDELALLNDHAFGDTPEHAADNRWVHRPRMDWTRAQDAARDATTPHGCVNAGLRHLIHARRALPHLHASVESRALPSPDPCVLLLRRDHPHGTFLGVYNFSEHTIQFPAQALRDVLGDHAVDHVAGSAFTFGGQPVVLDPYRALWLTRA; the protein is encoded by the coding sequence ATGCCTCAACCTGCCCTTTCCCGGACACTGATGACCGGGGCGCTGCGCGCCGCCTTCGACGACGACCGCGACGCCGACACCTTCGCGCTGCGCCTGGACCGCTACGGCCCGGAACTGCTCGCCAGCCTGACGGCCGCGTACGGCGAGCAGGCCGAGCCCCTGCTGGCGCAGCTGCTGGAGGTCATGCTGCACGCCTACCACACCCGCCCCGCCGACCTGAAACGGCTGGACGAGGCGCGGCTCCTGACCCCCGACTGGCTTCAGCGGCCGGAAACGGTGGGGTACGTGGCGTACACCGATCGCTTCGCGGGCACCCTGAAGGGCGTGCAGGGCCACCTGCCGTACCTGGAGGACCTGGGCGTCACGTATCTGCACCTGATGCCGCTGCTGAAACCCCGGCCCGGCGAGAACGACGGCGGGTACGCCGTCCAGGACTACCGCGCCGTGCGGGACGACCTGGGCAGCATGGACGACCTGTCCACGCTGGCCGCCGATCTGCGGGGGCGCGGCATGAGCCTCGTGCTTGATCTGGTGCTGAACCACGTCGCGCAGGAACACGAATGGGCCGCGAAGGCCCGCGCGGGCGATCCTACCTACCGCGCGTACTTCCACATCTACCCCGACCGGACCGAACCGGACGCCTTCGAGCGCACGCTGCCGGAGGTCTTCCCGGACTTCGCGCCCGGCAACTTCACCTGGGACGACGCGGCGCAGGGCTGGGTGTGGACGACCTTCAACACGTACCAGTGGGACCTGAACTGGGGCAATCCGGATGTGCTGCGCGAGTTCGTGGACATCATCCTGCACCTCGCCAACCGGGGCGTGGAGGTCTTCCGGCTGGACGCCATCGCGTTCCTGTGGAAACGCCTGGGCACCGACTGCCAGAACCAGCCCGAGGTGCACCATCTGACCCGCGCGCTGCGCGCCTGCGCTCGCATCGTCGCGCCCGCCGTGGCCTTCAAGGCTGAGGCGATCGTCGCGCCCGACGACCTGATCCACTACCTGGGGACCGGGGATCACCACGGGAAGGTCAGTGACATGGCGTACCACAACTCGCTGATGGTGCAGCTGTGGAGCAGCCTCGCCAGCCGCGACACGCGCCTGTTCACGCAGGCGCTGTCCGCCTTCCCGCCCAAGCCCACGAACACCACCTGGGGCGTGTACGTCCGCTGCCACGACGACATCGGCTGGGCGATCAGCGACGCGGACACGAACGCCGTGGGCCTCAGCGGACCCGGCCACCGGCACTTCCTGTCGGACTTCTACAGCGGCGAGCACCCGGGCACGTTCGCGCGGGGGCTGGTGTTCCAGTTCAACCCGCAGACCGGGGACCGCCGCATCAGCGGGACGCTCGCCAGCCTCGCCGGGCTGGAGGCCGCGCTGGACAGTGGCAACCCGGAGGCTGTGGACCACGCGGTGCGGCGCGTCCTGCTGCTGCACGCCGTGATCCTGGCATTCGGGGGCGTGCCGCTGCTGTACATGGGCGACGAACTGGCCCTGCTGAACGACCACGCCTTCGGCGACACACCCGAGCACGCCGCCGACAACCGATGGGTGCACCGCCCCCGCATGGACTGGACCCGCGCGCAGGACGCCGCCCGCGACGCCACGACCCCGCACGGGTGCGTGAACGCCGGACTGCGCCACCTGATCCACGCGCGGCGGGCGCTGCCGCACCTGCACGCCAGCGTCGAGAGCCGCGCCCTGCCCAGCCCCGACCCGTGCGTGCTGCTGCTGCGCCGCGACCACCCGCACGGCACGTTCCTGGGCGTGTACAACTTCAGCGAGCACACCATCCAGTTCCCCGCGCAGGCCCTGCGGGACGTGCTGGGCGACCACGCCGTGGATCACGTCGCCGGGAGTGCCTTCACCTTCGGCGGGCAGCCGGTCGTGCTGGACCCCTACCGGGCGCTGTGGCTCACTCGGGCGTGA
- a CDS encoding alpha/beta fold hydrolase, whose product MPTIQTKHAHAPQTELYYETYGQGRPVVLIHGWPLSGRMWEGQIDALRHAGYQVVSYDRRDFGQSGKTATGYTYDVFASDLKDLLEELNLTDVTLVGFSMGGGEVSRYAGLYGTDRVRSAMLVASVAPYLLKTADNPGGGMTHEDVEGMVKQVAQNRPQFLAGFTKKFLNWDENGAKLGDEFLDFAASMYMQASPVATQECVRAFSETDFRADLAKLTVPTLVVHGDKDQIVPLEASGQRVPQYQPNAELHVMKGAPHGLNATHNDEFNALLLDFVAR is encoded by the coding sequence ATGCCCACGATTCAGACGAAGCACGCCCACGCCCCGCAGACCGAGCTCTACTACGAGACCTACGGCCAGGGCCGCCCGGTCGTGCTCATTCACGGGTGGCCGCTGTCGGGCCGCATGTGGGAAGGGCAGATCGACGCGCTGCGCCACGCCGGGTATCAGGTCGTGTCGTACGACCGCCGCGACTTCGGCCAGAGCGGCAAGACCGCCACCGGCTACACCTACGACGTGTTCGCCAGTGACCTGAAGGACCTGCTGGAGGAACTGAACCTGACCGACGTGACGCTGGTGGGCTTCAGCATGGGCGGGGGCGAGGTCAGCCGCTACGCGGGGCTGTACGGCACGGACCGCGTGCGCAGCGCGATGCTGGTCGCGTCCGTCGCGCCCTACCTGCTCAAGACGGCGGACAACCCGGGTGGCGGCATGACCCACGAGGACGTGGAGGGCATGGTGAAGCAGGTGGCGCAGAACCGCCCGCAGTTCCTGGCGGGGTTCACGAAGAAGTTCCTGAACTGGGACGAGAACGGCGCGAAACTGGGTGACGAGTTCCTGGACTTCGCGGCGTCGATGTACATGCAGGCGTCCCCGGTGGCGACGCAGGAATGCGTGCGGGCCTTCAGCGAGACGGACTTCCGCGCGGATCTGGCGAAGCTGACGGTGCCGACGCTGGTCGTTCACGGTGACAAGGACCAGATCGTGCCGCTGGAGGCGAGTGGGCAGCGCGTGCCGCAGTACCAGCCGAACGCGGAACTGCACGTGATGAAGGGCGCGCCGCACGGCCTGAACGCCACTCATAACGACGAGTTCAATGCCCTGCTGCTGGACTTCGTGGCCCGCTGA
- a CDS encoding DUF2171 domain-containing protein, with translation MTKMNAGEISDHIAQSVKARLEQGGEHLQVKDVNGEHVGTVDHLDGDRVKLTKSDSADGQHHYLSLDQVESVDDVAVYLNVERSVIA, from the coding sequence ATGACGAAGATGAACGCCGGAGAGATCAGCGACCACATCGCGCAGTCCGTGAAGGCCCGCCTGGAGCAGGGGGGCGAGCACCTTCAGGTGAAGGACGTCAATGGTGAGCACGTCGGGACCGTGGATCACCTGGACGGTGACCGCGTGAAGCTCACGAAGTCGGACAGCGCGGACGGGCAGCACCACTACCTGAGCCTGGATCAGGTGGAGAGCGTGGATGACGTGGCGGTGTACCTGAACGTGGAGCGCAGCGTCATCGCGTAA
- a CDS encoding NADAR family protein — protein MADGEGGAISGALPGSAEPERSATDLMARKAALFGDEVTRQAILAARTPGECKALGRRVSPYDDARWAEERFGVALDMLRLKFGQNARLRAALLATGAAELVEAAPTDRIWGIGFSEQDAPGARQAWGENLLGRALMAVRAELGGNDSLKGA, from the coding sequence GTGGCGGACGGTGAAGGTGGAGCGATCTCCGGTGCTCTTCCGGGGAGCGCGGAACCGGAGCGGTCTGCCACCGACCTGATGGCCCGCAAGGCCGCGCTGTTCGGGGATGAGGTGACCCGGCAGGCGATCCTGGCGGCCCGCACGCCCGGCGAATGCAAGGCGCTGGGCCGCCGCGTGAGCCCGTACGACGACGCGCGCTGGGCGGAGGAACGGTTCGGGGTGGCGCTGGACATGCTGCGCTTGAAGTTCGGGCAGAACGCGCGCCTGCGGGCGGCGCTGCTGGCGACTGGCGCGGCGGAACTGGTCGAGGCCGCCCCGACTGACCGTATCTGGGGCATCGGGTTCAGTGAGCAGGATGCGCCGGGCGCGCGGCAGGCGTGGGGAGAGAACCTGCTGGGCCGCGCATTGATGGCGGTCCGGGCAGAGCTGGGTGGTAACGATTCCCTCAAGGGGGCGTGA
- the proS gene encoding proline--tRNA ligase, producing MTKDGGKQDKKAQQYGVTPQSVDFNDWYNEVVKKADLADNSPVAGAMVVRPYGSALWENIQRWLDDRFKATGHESLIFPTLIPMGFITKEADHVEGFAPELFTVNKIGTEELAEPYVMRPTSETIIGHMWSGWLNSYRDLPFLHYQWGSVFRAELRTKAFLRTSEFFWHEGHTAHADESEARGEVRQMLDIYHEFCRDVLALPVVRGEKTASERFAGAVATYSIEGMMRDGKALQSGTSHYLGQNFSKAFDVKFQTREQREEFAHTTSWAISSRIIGAIIMTHGDDFGLIMPPRIAPIQVVVIPVGRKDNFDQMVEEGEKLAAELRAQGVRVKVDKRDGVTNGFKYNDWELKGVPVRIELGPRDLESGVVVVKSRNGDEKETLPRADAVGGMTARLDGIHDWLLERATSFMLEHTIPVDDFETFAAKIEDGNWVRAYHCGDADCEKSIKEATKATTRNVPLDDAEFFNEPGEGQCVKCAKPSAYGKRVIFGRQY from the coding sequence ATGACGAAAGACGGCGGCAAACAGGACAAGAAGGCGCAGCAGTACGGCGTGACGCCCCAGAGCGTGGATTTCAACGACTGGTACAACGAGGTCGTGAAGAAAGCCGACCTAGCCGACAACAGCCCGGTGGCGGGCGCGATGGTCGTGCGCCCTTACGGCAGCGCGCTGTGGGAGAACATCCAGCGCTGGCTGGACGACCGGTTCAAGGCGACGGGGCACGAGTCGCTGATCTTCCCCACGCTGATCCCCATGGGCTTTATTACCAAGGAAGCGGATCACGTGGAGGGCTTCGCGCCGGAGCTATTCACGGTGAACAAGATCGGCACGGAGGAACTCGCCGAGCCGTACGTGATGCGGCCCACGTCCGAGACGATCATCGGGCACATGTGGAGCGGCTGGCTGAACTCCTACCGTGACCTGCCGTTCCTGCACTACCAGTGGGGCAGCGTGTTCCGCGCGGAGCTGCGCACGAAGGCGTTCCTGCGCACCAGTGAGTTCTTCTGGCACGAGGGCCACACCGCGCACGCCGACGAGAGCGAGGCGCGCGGCGAGGTGCGGCAGATGCTGGACATCTACCACGAGTTCTGCCGGGACGTGCTGGCGCTGCCCGTCGTGCGCGGCGAGAAGACCGCCAGCGAGCGCTTCGCCGGGGCGGTCGCCACGTACTCCATCGAGGGCATGATGCGCGACGGGAAGGCCCTCCAGAGCGGCACGAGCCACTACCTGGGCCAGAACTTCAGCAAAGCCTTCGACGTGAAGTTCCAGACGCGCGAGCAGCGCGAGGAGTTCGCGCACACGACCTCCTGGGCCATTTCCAGCCGCATCATCGGGGCGATCATCATGACGCACGGCGACGACTTCGGGCTGATCATGCCGCCCCGCATCGCGCCCATTCAGGTGGTCGTGATTCCCGTGGGCCGCAAGGACAACTTCGACCAGATGGTCGAGGAAGGCGAGAAGCTGGCCGCCGAACTGCGCGCCCAGGGCGTCCGCGTCAAGGTGGACAAGCGTGACGGCGTGACGAACGGCTTCAAGTACAACGACTGGGAACTCAAGGGCGTGCCGGTCCGCATCGAACTCGGCCCCCGCGACCTGGAAAGCGGCGTGGTCGTCGTGAAAAGCCGCAACGGCGACGAGAAGGAAACCCTGCCCCGCGCCGACGCCGTGGGCGGCATGACCGCTCGCCTGGACGGCATTCACGACTGGCTGCTGGAACGCGCCACGAGCTTCATGCTGGAGCACACCATTCCCGTGGACGACTTCGAGACGTTCGCCGCGAAGATCGAGGACGGCAACTGGGTGCGCGCGTACCACTGCGGCGACGCCGACTGTGAGAAGAGCATCAAGGAGGCCACCAAGGCCACCACCCGCAACGTCCCCCTGGACGACGCGGAGTTCTTCAACGAGCCGGGCGAGGGCCAGTGCGTGAAGTGCGCCAAGCCCAGCGCCTACGGCAAACGCGTCATCTTCGGCCGTCAGTACTGA
- a CDS encoding glycerophosphodiester phosphodiesterase family protein, producing the protein MRPLKTALLALTLSLGGAHAATLIGFAQLPADTLADGPASGAWNGGLRGQTRFQGQPVQGFSGVQFTAGGEYLFLSDNGFGAKNNSADYLLRLYRLSVAPNTAAKAGTGQVGVRGFINLRDPDRRVPWQIVNEATPDRLLTGADFDVEGFVVAPDGTLWIGDEFGPYLLHFSADGRLLGAPIPTPNLHGRPTLRGQNPIVVAHRGSSGTRPEHTLESYRVAIEGGADFIEPDLVVTKDGVLVARHEPVMVVLDKDGKVTEATTDVATRPEFGDRVRTKTLDGISVTGYWVEDFTLAELKTLRAVERLPALRGRAFDGRFEVPTLAEIIALVRDTEARTGRKVGIYPETKHPTYMKAAGFDTSQLLIDTLTREKFTDPARVFIQSFETANLRDLKTRIMPAAGVTLPLVQLVSGPTEAPYDWTASGDTRRYDALTTPEGLRDLATYASGVGPTKRWIITDKGDPTDFVTRAHAAGLLVHPWTLRSEPTYLLPTYAGNPEEEMRQLLRAGVDGFFTDFPATGARVVAQVSAPEVRSPQHPAFTQGTSSADATLGASGGFEGLALSADGTTLYGLLEKTVTGDLPGQLRLNALNLSTRQWSLAGRYALDAGSDAIGDLATVNDTQYLVLERDGKVHTDARNKRVYLIDLKRLNADGTFQKTLIADLMNIADPQGLAPDTRGGTLTFPYVTIENVTLLNPTTLLIVNDNNYPATGGRGPGVKDDTQFLWLRLDEPLNLAPNLGGR; encoded by the coding sequence ATGCGACCCCTGAAGACCGCCCTGCTGGCCCTGACCCTCTCGCTGGGAGGCGCGCACGCCGCCACCCTCATCGGCTTCGCGCAACTGCCCGCCGACACCCTCGCCGACGGACCCGCCAGCGGCGCCTGGAACGGCGGCCTGCGCGGCCAGACCCGCTTCCAGGGGCAGCCGGTGCAGGGCTTCAGCGGCGTGCAGTTCACGGCCGGTGGCGAGTACTTGTTCCTGAGCGACAACGGCTTCGGCGCGAAGAACAACAGCGCCGATTACCTCCTGCGCCTGTACCGCCTGAGCGTCGCGCCGAACACCGCCGCGAAGGCCGGGACCGGTCAGGTCGGCGTGCGCGGCTTCATCAACCTGCGCGACCCGGACCGCCGCGTGCCGTGGCAGATCGTGAACGAGGCCACCCCCGACCGCCTGCTGACCGGCGCGGACTTCGATGTGGAAGGCTTCGTGGTCGCCCCCGACGGCACCCTGTGGATCGGGGACGAGTTCGGCCCGTACCTGCTGCACTTCAGCGCCGACGGCCGCCTGCTGGGCGCCCCCATCCCCACGCCGAACCTGCACGGGCGGCCCACCCTGCGCGGCCAGAACCCCATCGTGGTCGCGCACCGCGGCAGCAGCGGCACCCGCCCCGAACACACCCTGGAAAGCTACCGGGTCGCCATCGAGGGCGGCGCGGACTTCATCGAACCCGACCTCGTCGTCACGAAGGACGGCGTGCTCGTCGCCCGGCACGAACCCGTCATGGTCGTCCTCGACAAGGACGGCAAGGTCACCGAGGCCACCACCGACGTCGCCACCCGCCCCGAGTTCGGGGACCGCGTGCGGACCAAGACGCTCGACGGGATCAGCGTCACCGGGTACTGGGTGGAGGACTTCACCCTGGCGGAACTGAAGACCCTGCGCGCCGTGGAACGCCTCCCCGCGCTGCGCGGCCGCGCCTTCGACGGCCGCTTCGAGGTCCCCACCCTCGCCGAGATCATCGCGCTCGTCCGCGACACGGAAGCCCGCACCGGCCGCAAGGTCGGCATCTACCCCGAAACGAAACACCCCACCTACATGAAAGCCGCCGGGTTCGACACCAGCCAGCTGCTGATCGACACGCTGACCCGCGAGAAGTTCACCGACCCCGCCCGCGTGTTCATCCAGTCGTTCGAAACCGCCAACCTCCGCGACCTGAAGACCCGCATCATGCCCGCCGCGGGCGTCACCTTGCCGCTCGTGCAGCTCGTCAGCGGCCCCACCGAGGCCCCCTACGACTGGACCGCCAGCGGCGACACCCGCCGGTACGACGCCCTGACCACCCCCGAGGGCCTGCGTGACCTCGCCACGTACGCCAGCGGCGTCGGCCCCACCAAACGCTGGATCATCACCGACAAGGGCGACCCCACCGACTTCGTCACCCGTGCGCACGCCGCCGGACTGCTCGTGCACCCCTGGACGCTGCGCAGCGAACCCACCTACCTGCTGCCCACGTACGCCGGGAACCCCGAAGAGGAAATGCGCCAGCTGCTGCGCGCCGGCGTGGACGGCTTCTTCACCGACTTCCCCGCCACCGGCGCGCGCGTCGTGGCGCAGGTCAGCGCCCCCGAGGTCCGCAGCCCCCAGCACCCCGCCTTCACGCAGGGCACCAGCAGCGCCGACGCCACCCTGGGCGCCAGCGGCGGCTTCGAGGGCCTCGCCCTGAGCGCCGACGGCACCACCCTGTACGGCCTGCTGGAAAAGACCGTCACCGGCGACCTGCCCGGCCAGCTGCGCCTGAACGCCCTGAACCTGAGCACCCGCCAGTGGAGCCTCGCGGGCCGCTACGCCCTCGACGCGGGCAGCGACGCCATCGGCGACCTCGCCACCGTCAACGACACCCAGTACCTCGTGCTGGAACGCGATGGCAAGGTCCACACCGACGCCCGCAACAAACGCGTGTACCTGATCGACCTCAAACGCTTGAACGCCGACGGCACCTTCCAGAAGACCCTGATCGCCGACCTGATGAACATCGCCGACCCGCAGGGCCTCGCGCCCGACACGCGCGGCGGCACCCTGACCTTCCCGTACGTCACCATCGAGAACGTCACCCTTCTGAACCCCACCACCCTCCTGATCGTCAACGACAACAACTACCCCGCCACCGGCGGCCGCGGCCCCGGCGTGAAGGACGACACGCAGTTCCTGTGGCTGCGCCTGGACGAGCCCCTGAACCTCGCCCCGAACCTCGGCGGACGCTGA